The DNA segment atgttcgacaaacatgtttgttgaaaaagtttgggcaaatagtatcatgtttgacaaacaatgtttccccgtggccagtgtggacgcgtcaccaagtGGAAAGAACAGGTTtctgttttacagctgtcaaccctgaaaatgtttggaaaaacggtaatttttgtttgacaaacaatgattgtccaaacttttcaaaatgtttgCCCCTGAGCttctcaacaaacatgtttgccgaacttGTATGTCGAACatatttgttcagtgtggacacggatGGATATTTGTTCAGTGTGTACATATTGATCGAAATGCATTGATTCAATTTTGTACTTAGGAATGAAAATACTCGTTACATTCTACATGTAATTAGGATCCTCATTAACTGCCGAACTTCAATTATTATCCTATCACCTATCAAGTGGCTAAAAAGATCAGAATGTTAACGGATTGAGGgctaactttcaatattattgccAGTTAGGTTATTCGAGCTGAAATTATGTCTACACGTTGGTAAAATTCAAAGAGTTGATTTAAATAATTCAGAACTCAACTTTCCAATGCAACCTATTCAAAAAAACTAGATAGTGTTGAAAATCAGAGCAACGATGCCATTTCAATTGCTGGGCTTTATCAACGTGATACGTGATTCACCCTGACATCGTAAATCATACTCAGCAGAAGTTGCAGATGCAGAATCAAAATATTCGTTGCAGCCCAGTATTCAAGAAACACTTTTCTTTTGATAagtgaaacaatgaaatatcacactttgtatgtttcaatcaatttattcaacaacTACAAATCTAATGAAAGATACTAATTAGTGCGATTTCAAAGCTAACTGACATCATATTCAGTCTTCAAAATCCAATAATACTACAACCGTAGCCTTGTAGGGTAGCTACATTCAGTAGTTACCCTTTATTGACAACCATGAAATAAATCTCCCCTTCTTATTCACAACCAATAAGTTACAGAATAATTGCAGCCAATGTTGAATAATAAGAACCTTGTATATTGAAATCATTAAAGTATCGTTTAGCCTATCAAATTCAACTGAACATTACTCATGTTATTGATTGCTACTATGATGAAGTAAATTGAACGATGTAAAATCGAGATGAAGTAAATCGAGcaatgtaggcctactcatataatttattatataccgtataatataaatatgtaaGAACATAGTAACCGGCTTATCAATAAACTTCTATACCAAGCTCAAAGTAAATAATGACTGCATATTATTTGAGCTCAGTGATATTTTTTTAGCTGTTAAGCTTATAAATGAATTGGAATCAACTACAAATTGAGATCGAATAATTCAATCGTTGATGCATCAATACCACCCATATAGTTGTTCAGCTATAAATTCAAAGCAATGTAATAGATCAATATTgagaaagaaatatatttttcaatgtataaatataaacaaataatttagtCACTGTCGTATCATTACCATAGCTGTTGCAATACAACAAATCAATATAAAGAGACAAATATAGtttcaatatataaatatgaacAAATAATGCAGTCACCGACGTATCAAAACCATAGCTGTTGCAATATAATAAATCCATATGGGGAAATAAATATGTTTCAATACATAAATATGAACGAATAATGTAGTCACCGACATATCAATAACATAGCtgttacaatataataaataaatatgtttcaaTACATAAATATGAACATATAATGTAGTCACCGACGTATCAATACCATAGCTGTTGAGCTACAAATTTAATAGGCTACAATATACACAAATATATGAGAACATCTAATATAAATGATATATTGTGGTGGCAAAATGATTAGTACTATAGCTGTTGAGCGTTAGACTGTTGTGGGGCACAGGAGTGATGCAGACAGGAGAGGGTGCAGGGCGGCTCCAAGTCGGTGCGACCGTCGAACATGGCCCTCAGTCGCTGCAGCTGGCAGTCGATGTCGCGTGCGCGTGCGGCTGCTTGCGCTTGCAGCTGCAGTGGAGTGGGCGGCTGCAGAAGCGCTCGCTTGCGGCCATTGGTCCAGCCGCGCGAGTACTGGAACGTCTGTGCGACGAGCGCGCATACCATGCAGCCCAGCACTAGTAGCAGTGCAGCCGGTAGTCGCGACAACAGCATTGCAACACTGCAACAAAGTGCACCTTGCACGtcaattgaatagattttttcCCGGCATTAGATAGTTATCGGTACAATGTAGTATATCAGgcattgaaattgaaagagaCAAAAAATGCACGGGCACACTCTTCAAGTCTAGTTTGTCACTATattccgtacaaaattactttggaCTTGGGAGGGATATGCGCAGGGAGAAGGCTAGGGATACAACGGTGGCGAAGTTGCCGTTATGAACCGGCCAGCATTATCTAATTcctagtgagtattcaagcgctcatgttgaaTTTTCCTCTCTGGAAGCATTCAGTCGgctgactctaatcgacaaattggcaactgcactTCAACCTATGACTatatccatcactgtaattgactgatctccctccatttctctgcgccgtatattcctccaagtcagaacTAATTTTGTACGTATAGTCACGTATTTTGGAGTATAGTCACATCACGTCAACAACAGAAACACTGATAGcgaaaatgttcaattattcaTACCGCAATGAAAGCAACTCTGAATGGATAATATTGATAGAATGTATAAAGCATATGCAGAGTGGCCCAAAAGTAAATACCATGAGTTGAGGTACATAAAAACGTAAAATAAAAGTACCCTTTCAacattcattttctattttgaaTAGACAAATTCTTTGAATAGCCTCGAGGGTGGTATATTATACTTTTGGACCACTCTGCATATGCTTTTGTACGAGggtaatatttttcaacctccgatcacATATCATAAAGTCAGGCACAAACAAGGGAAAGGTGGTGATCTTCACAGAGCTTGTCATCCCCACGCAAAATCCTTGTGATCGGTGCGGCCATATCGTCAATTATTGTTGTCAAGTTATTGGTGACCCATGAACATGGCCACCTCATTATAGTCTCCTGACAATTGCTATTTTGCGTAGTGTTATTAgtttttgcaagcaaaatgCTGTATTTCAACATAAATCTACCAAAGAATAATTAAAACTTACACCTACGTAGAAAACGTTATGCGTGAATGGTATCGGAAATTTGAAGAcgtaatttgaaataatttccgGAATCTTTGTTATCTATGACAGATTACAACTTGGCCTCTGTGAGGCTGGTGCAAcaagatttcaaatttttgatcGCATATGGCATTTATTTCTGGTAGACTAACGTACAACACTACTCATACAGTATTAACTAACATTCACAAACTGAATGATTAACGAATTCTTCACGCTGACATCCAATACTGTACTGAATTAAACCGAATGCTTtatccataatacaatacaatctATGATACAATAATTCCATCTGGCAGTCTATTTAATTTCTAGTTGATGACCTCTTGTCTGGTGAATTAGTTAGCGACAGCATAGAAAACTATGCTAATTATCATACCCTTCCATAGCGTATGATGAAATCCAGAAAATACGAATTAGAGAGAGTTTTTGCATACAAAACGGTACGAAATATAGAGGTGAGCCAACCCTCGATTTTACCACGAATTATGGAGGGGTCCGACAAAATTTCTTTATTACGAATTAAAGAGTTTTTTGAAGTTACCGACGAGCTTCCACCACGAATAATATAGAGGTccgaaatatataaaattatagagGTCCGAATTATCGGCGTTCTACTGTAACTACATAAATACATACTtactcatttccatttattGGATTTTGAATTCGATTGAATTAGGTACAGTATTCAATTCCATACTTTTGATAAGAGAAATTACAGTCACGATTCATAATAACTGATTCACCAATCATTAAATTGCAATTTCATTGCAGAACAAAAAACTGATGTTCAagtataaattgagaaaattggAAGAAATAAAGAGATAACAGAACGAGAATTAAATTTCACCCAAaactattttaataatatcaaaaattcaGAAACGGCAATCAATCATTTACATTACTATTGCATAAGAACACCGGTGGCTATTTTACTATTAAAAGCTTAAAAGCAGATTCTTTGTAAGTTTAGAGGAATTTAATTTGGATATAGAAATGAGTTTCTGAAAAAAGTGTCGTCTATCGCTTAAAGAAATCATGAATGAAGCATGGAGGAAAGAATCTCCTCGTCAACGTACGTATGTAGAATAAAACCAATCCAGAAAAAGAGGATATAGATGTAATTAATATAGGTAGGGAATGAATACATTCCTTTAAATTCAAATAGTCTAGCATGACACAGGAGTTCAAATTCAactattatttttaatcctgaaaaaacgaaagaataataaaaaacacaCAATGACTTTTTTTTAGTCCATCAAATTGAACCCAATTAGAACCGAGATATAAATATATCGAATTTAAACTCCAAGCTACAGTACTGTACCGGTATAACTTCTTGTGCGTACAAGTGGAATTTGAAGTCATTCTACAATAGGCTATTATTCccatgaaatattattgaaacgaCCTTTTGTGATGGTTACAATATTAAGCCTTAATGGAATAAGAGTTAGTACAAAATTGTATCACCTTCCATGAATCTGTGATAggctataataattttacaagtaatattataatctgGTTCATTGATAATATCGATTGTCAGACAAAAATGGCTAGGCCTCATAAGTAGAATGGcgttatattcatttttattctccGAGTTAAAATTACTTTTGTAATTTAGTTATGAATCACTTTTgggatttgaaattgaattatcatgGACTATAATCCACCAGAAAGTATTTTCTTCTCTTGCGAGTGAAATCCTGGTAACTGTTGAAGAAGACTCACCTAGC comes from the Nilaparvata lugens isolate BPH chromosome 1, ASM1435652v1, whole genome shotgun sequence genome and includes:
- the LOC111045052 gene encoding pro-corazonin-like, with protein sequence MLLSRLPAALLLVLGCMVCALVAQTFQYSRGWTNGRKRALLQPPTPLQLQAQAAARARDIDCQLQRLRAMFDGRTDLEPPCTLSCLHHSCAPQQSNAQQL